The Synchiropus splendidus isolate RoL2022-P1 chromosome 1, RoL_Sspl_1.0, whole genome shotgun sequence genome includes a window with the following:
- the fbxw10 gene encoding F-box/WD repeat-containing protein 10, translating to MTSFNFVEHLKVTTSKPCANLCGLCPSCVFLPKQPEDPVIQWKSTDKYQRMFLVELILKCEDISALQRIQTLLSPMTWPVSNYVRSTPVAPPPPPQPALEKAPTTVISKSEIWDWFRSSSSWVQSHYICCLLSFCDAEQLRMFANLVNVHLTRLKQGLRADDRVPLDGEIIDPVLLVIPGSSESMSGVSLYKDLITNLPVDLAKRIFGLRDDHDLQTCQRIGLEVWKLLAIEVGDEKKFRRGFHEQVKAVMERYKGINWVSPTFARMVEVLVPCGLDQEGEDASTYTHEIRSFENAYANMKTKAVQMEERNIYCSAYYTTVVLDKEDTHRVVDYRGQTYMALGSKDCSVHLLYVGTKSKFVSALKGHVGSIRAVLMCEEKGIMISGSCDTSIRCWSLRTDQCVMALYGHTGSVNCLDIYEDRLVSGAKDCQVKVWNLQTGRNFYDMKFKHPGSVRCVKISATTVFSACDRGLVKVWDMDSASLIRVINGHKSSVRCLFYDEWHLLSGDFNGQLMVWSINCEAKDCLMTFNHPKEVKAVSLTYLRVITGCVDGKIRVFNFLNGDCIKIITAEVESSRILSVHFNERCILVNTASRVRLILFGKVFWDHVDPGDRVKRDHQPVEESVTEESLDSPTGTDLSVQKTHTTQDCRESTKTKLSEKASSSKKGSAHHQTESSSHPHEKSEAKADASSK from the exons ATGACATCATTCAACTTTGTCGAGCATCTGAAAGTCACGACCAGTAAACCATGTGCCAACTTGTGTGGACTTTGTCCATCCTGCGTCTTTCTGCCCAAACAACCCGAAGACCCCGTGATTCAGTGGAAGTCTACCGATAAGTACCAGCGGATGTTCCTGGTTGAGTTGATACTGAAATGTGAAGACATAAGTGCGCTGCAGCGAATCCAAACTCTCCTGAGCCCAATGACATGGCCAGTGTCTAACTATGTGAGATCCACTCCGGtggcaccaccaccacctccacagCCCGCCTTAGAAAAGGCACCCACCACGGTCATCAGCAAAAGCGAGATTTGGGATTGGTTCAGGAGCAGTTCCAGCTGGGTCCAGTCCCACTACATCTGttgtcttttgtcattttgcGATGCGGAGCAACTGCGCATGTTCGCTAATCTAGTCAACGTCCATTTGACCAGACTGAAACAAGGCTTGCGAGCTGACG ATCGTGTTCCACTTGATGGTGAAATTATTGACCCTGTTCTGCTGGTCATCCCTGGATCCTCTGAGTCCATGTCTGGAGTCAGCCTCTACAAGGACTTGATCACAAACCTGCCTGTTGACCTCGCAAAGCGAATATTTG GTCTACGGGACGATCATGATTTGCAAACGTGCCAGAGGATTGGTTTAGAAGTCTGGAAGCTCCTTGCTATAGAAGTGGGAGACGAAAAAAAATTCCGGCGAGGATTTCATGAGCAAGTAAAAGCGGTGATGGAG AGGTACAAAGGGATCAACTGGGTCAGTCCTACCTTTGCCAGGATGGTGGAAGTTCTGGTGCCATGTGGCTTGGATCAGGAAGGAGAAGATGCCAGTACATATACTCATGAG ATAAGGTCGTTTGAAAATGCCTACGCCAACATGAAAACCAAGGCAGTTCAGATGGAGGAGCGTAACATTTACTGCAGCGCCTACTACACCACTGTGGTGCTTGACAA AGAAGACACTCACCGTGTGGTGGACTACAGGGGACAGACCTACATGGCGTTGGGCTCCAAAGACTGTTCAGTACACCTGCTCTATGTCGGCACCAAGAGCAAGTTTGTCTCTGCTTTAAAGGGTCATGTTGGAAGCATCCGGGCTGTTCTAATGTGTGAAGAGAAAGGGATTATGATTTCTGGCAGCTGTGATACCTCCATCAG ATGTTGGAGTTTGAGGACGGATCAGTGTGTGATGGCACTTTACGGTCATACTGGGAGTGTCAACTGTTTGGACATCTATGAAGACAGACTTGTGTCAGGAGCCAAAGATTGTCAAGTCAAAG TGTGGAATCTACAAACTGGTAGGAATTTTTATGATATGAAATTCAAACACCCTGGTTCTGTCCGCTGCGTGAAGATCAGTGCGACAACAGTCTTCAGTGCCTGTGATCGTGGACTTGTCAAAGTGTGGGATATGGACTCAGCATCACTAATCAGG GTGATAAACGGGCACAAGAGCTCCGTCAGATGCCTCTTCTATGATGAGTGGCACCTTCTGTCTGGAGACTTCAATGGTCAGCTGATGGTGTGGAGCATCAACTGTGAAGCAAAAGACTGCCTCATGACCTTCAACCATCCAAA GGAGGTGAAAGCTGTAAGTCTGACTTACCTCAGAGTCATCACTGGCTGTGTGGATGGAAAGATTCGAGTTTTCAACTTCCTCAATGGAGACTGCATCAAGATCATCACTGCTGAAGTGGAATCCAGCCGCATTCTCTCTGTGCATTTCAACGAAAGATG taTATTAGTGAACACAGCTTCTCGTGTTCGACTGATATTGTTTGGAAAAGTGTTCTGGGACCATGTCGATCCTGGAGACAGAGTTAAGAGAGACCATCAGCCGGTGGAGGAGTCTGTCACAGAGGAGTCGCTTGATTCTCCTACCGGGACAGATTTG